One stretch of Aquimarina sp. Aq107 DNA includes these proteins:
- the mnmG gene encoding tRNA uridine-5-carboxymethylaminomethyl(34) synthesis enzyme MnmG has translation MFDKEYDVVVVGAGHAGSEAAASAANLGCSTLLITMNLQNIAQMSCNPAMGGIAKGQIVREIDALGGYSGIVSDRTAIQFKMLNKSKGPAMWSPRVQSDRMRFAEEWRLLLEQTPNLDFYQDMVSGLIVENDKIKGVRTSLGIEVKAKTVVLTNGTFLNGLIHIGEKQFGGGRAGERAATGITEQLVDLGFDSGRMKTGTPPRVDGRSLDYSKMTEQPGDDNPEKFSYSDLSKPLVNQRSCYMTYTSTEVHDLLREGFDRSPMFNGRIKSIGPRYCPSIEDKINRFADKERHQMFIEPEGWNTVEVYVNGFSTSLPEDVQFKALRSVVGFENVKFFRPGYAIEYDYFPPTQLTHTLETKLVSGLFFAGQINGTTGYEEAASQGLMAGINAALKVKEQDEFTLKRSEAYIGVLIDDLITKGTEEPYRMFTSRAEYRTLLRQDNADFRLTPMSHRIGLAKDERLKRMEQKEKQAKAFVNFFRETSVGPIEANPVLEDKKSSPISQSGKMFKIFARPQITLDDMKRFSKVSNYIEENNLDKEVLEQTEIQVKYSGYIEKEKNNADKLNRLENVKIPKDFDYTKLKSLSYEACEKMSKIRPATISQASRISGVSPSDISVLLVYMGR, from the coding sequence ATGTTTGATAAAGAGTATGATGTAGTAGTAGTTGGTGCTGGACACGCTGGGAGCGAAGCTGCGGCGTCAGCCGCAAATTTAGGGTGTAGTACGTTGTTGATAACAATGAATCTACAGAATATAGCTCAAATGAGTTGTAATCCTGCGATGGGAGGAATCGCAAAAGGACAAATTGTTAGAGAAATTGATGCGTTAGGAGGATACAGTGGTATCGTAAGTGATCGAACGGCTATTCAGTTTAAAATGTTGAATAAGTCAAAAGGACCAGCAATGTGGAGTCCAAGGGTTCAAAGCGATCGAATGAGGTTTGCAGAAGAGTGGAGGCTTTTATTAGAACAAACGCCGAATTTGGATTTTTATCAGGATATGGTAAGTGGACTTATTGTAGAAAATGATAAAATCAAAGGTGTAAGAACTTCATTAGGAATTGAGGTAAAAGCCAAGACTGTTGTGTTAACTAATGGAACTTTTTTGAATGGATTGATTCATATTGGTGAAAAGCAATTTGGTGGAGGAAGAGCAGGTGAAAGAGCGGCTACAGGAATTACAGAACAATTAGTTGATTTAGGATTTGATTCAGGAAGAATGAAAACTGGTACACCTCCTAGAGTTGATGGAAGGTCATTGGATTATTCCAAAATGACTGAACAACCTGGTGATGATAATCCCGAAAAGTTTAGTTATTCTGATTTATCTAAACCATTAGTAAATCAGAGATCGTGTTATATGACGTATACTTCTACAGAAGTGCATGATTTGTTAAGAGAGGGTTTTGATAGATCTCCAATGTTTAATGGTAGAATAAAAAGTATTGGACCAAGATATTGTCCTTCGATTGAGGACAAAATAAATAGATTCGCTGATAAGGAAAGACATCAAATGTTTATCGAACCAGAAGGGTGGAATACAGTCGAGGTTTATGTAAATGGTTTTTCTACATCCTTACCAGAAGATGTTCAGTTTAAAGCGTTGAGATCTGTGGTAGGATTTGAAAACGTAAAGTTTTTTAGACCAGGATATGCAATAGAGTATGATTATTTTCCACCAACGCAATTAACGCACACATTAGAGACTAAATTGGTTTCAGGATTATTTTTTGCTGGACAGATTAACGGTACTACTGGTTACGAAGAAGCAGCATCTCAAGGTTTAATGGCTGGGATAAATGCTGCTCTTAAGGTTAAAGAACAGGATGAGTTTACACTAAAAAGAAGCGAGGCTTATATAGGAGTTCTTATTGATGATTTGATTACTAAGGGTACAGAGGAGCCTTATCGTATGTTTACTTCCAGAGCTGAGTATAGAACGTTATTAAGACAAGATAATGCGGATTTTAGACTAACACCTATGTCTCATAGAATTGGTTTGGCTAAAGATGAGCGATTAAAAAGAATGGAGCAGAAGGAAAAGCAGGCAAAAGCGTTTGTTAACTTTTTTAGAGAAACTAGTGTTGGACCTATTGAAGCAAATCCTGTTTTGGAAGACAAAAAGTCTTCACCGATTAGTCAAAGCGGTAAGATGTTTAAAATATTTGCGCGTCCTCAGATTACATTAGATGACATGAAACGTTTTAGCAAAGTGTCGAACTATATTGAAGAAAATAATCTCGATAAGGAAGTATTAGAACAGACGGAGATACAAGTTAAATATTCTGGATACATAGAAAAAGAAAAAAATAATGCTGATAAGCTTAATCGTTTAGAGAATGTTAAAATCCCAAAGGATTTTGATTATACAAAGTTAAAATCTCTTTCTTACGAGGCTTGTGAGAAAATGAGTAAGATTAGACCAGCTACAATTTCTCAGGCTTCTAGAATTAGTGGAGTTTCACCTAGTGATATTTCTGTTTTATTAGTGTATATGGGTAGATAA
- the ybeY gene encoding rRNA maturation RNase YbeY encodes MINYFYEITGYDVDERAINSWLEKVLISEEKKLGEINYIFCDDEYLLQINQDFLNHDTYTDIISFGNGLGNIIAGDIFISLERVSENADHYGVSFVDELRRVIVHGVLHFCGYKDKTKDEEILMRQKENEKLKMFHVEHL; translated from the coding sequence ATGATTAATTATTTTTACGAAATTACTGGTTACGATGTTGATGAGAGGGCTATAAACTCTTGGTTGGAAAAGGTTTTGATTTCTGAAGAAAAGAAGCTAGGAGAGATCAATTATATTTTTTGTGATGATGAATATTTGTTACAAATAAATCAGGATTTTTTGAACCATGATACATATACCGATATAATTAGTTTTGGTAATGGTTTAGGAAATATTATTGCTGGAGATATTTTTATTTCTTTGGAAAGAGTTTCGGAAAATGCTGATCATTATGGTGTAAGTTTTGTTGATGAATTGAGAAGAGTGATTGTTCATGGGGTGTTGCATTTTTGTGGATATAAGGACAAAACCAAGGATGAAGAAATTCTTATGAGACAAAAGGAAAATGAAAAGCTAAAGATGTTCCACGTGGAACATCTTTAG
- a CDS encoding DUF4175 family protein, translated as MGSFEFIKEKLEQFIRKYYINELIKGIILFFAIGVLYFLITLLVEYAFWLNSTWRTVLFWLFVVVEISLFVKFILIPTAKLLKIANGINYENASKIIGDHFPNVNDKLLNLLQLNNDSSSSSLLLASIEQKSLELKPIPFKLAIDFKKNAKYLKFALIPIVVFLLVSLFNSGSWFSESYKRVVNYETAYEPPAPFQFFVVNKSLNALENKDFLLQVKTVGDILPEDVQIKYNEEIYFLKNTGVGSYEYIFTQPKNSIDFVLSSNDVVSKEYELEVVPVPTLLDFVMELDYPSYTKKKDETLQSSGNAIVPEGTKVEWKVRTRNTEKVKMVTTDSAYVFDKSDSNFKYENVLYGNWDYRITTSNKNVYDYDNISFNINVVKDQYPEIKLTAEKDTVDNSTMYFFGRVSDDYGLNGLRLVYYDSDQESNKETKNIVINSTVFDEFIHVFPGNLDLKEGVNYEFYFEVFDNDQISNSKSTKSQVFSYRKLTTNEEEEKKLNEQNQAISGLNKSLKKFKSQEQDLKSISKLQKEKKQLDYNDKKKLEDYLKRQKEQEKMMQNFSKKLKDNLEQMEDKKEEEPFKDALKEMLERNEQKLKKNEKLLDEINKIAEKLQKEELTEKLEELAKENKNLKKNLEQLLELTKRYYVIEKHEKLANKLNEMAEKQEELSEKGEENTKEKQEDLNKEFEKFKEEMEDLRKDNEELKKPMKLDENKKDEEDVTKEQEDASDNLEKENKSEAKKNQKSAAEKMKQMSKGMQMQMQMGGGEQEQEDMEMLRQILDNLVDFSMEQEGLMKEFKGINNDNPTYSGKLKKQSVLRENFIHIDDSLYALALRRPKISDEVTGKLTDIEFNLDKSLERLAENQVIQGTANQQYAVTGSNDLAYFLSIILDQMQNSMSAKGKGKSGNKSKGFQLPDIIKKQGELNEKMKEGAEKGKGKKEGQQKGESNSGSSGEDGEKGKGKGGKEKGKNGNNGSDGQGESEMQKEDMNGELYEIYKQQQQLRNALEDKLKKEGIGKGKGSGLLNKMEQIEGELLEKGFNNNTLSKMMDLKHELLKLEDATIEQGEEDKRESRSNNKKFSNDNNEQILKAKQYFNTTEILNRQVLPLRENYKRKVQEYFRKTND; from the coding sequence ATGGGTAGTTTTGAATTCATAAAGGAGAAATTAGAGCAGTTTATTAGAAAATACTATATCAATGAATTGATAAAAGGTATTATACTTTTTTTTGCTATTGGAGTATTATATTTTTTGATTACGTTGTTAGTAGAATATGCGTTTTGGCTAAATAGTACCTGGAGGACCGTTCTATTTTGGTTGTTTGTTGTTGTGGAAATTTCCCTGTTTGTAAAGTTTATTTTGATACCAACTGCTAAGTTATTAAAGATAGCGAATGGAATTAATTATGAAAACGCATCAAAGATTATAGGTGACCATTTTCCTAATGTTAATGATAAATTATTAAACCTACTACAGTTAAATAATGATTCTTCTTCTTCATCCTTACTATTGGCAAGTATAGAACAAAAGTCTTTGGAGTTAAAACCTATACCGTTTAAGTTGGCTATAGATTTTAAGAAAAACGCAAAATATTTAAAATTTGCTTTGATTCCGATTGTGGTTTTTTTACTAGTAAGTTTATTTAATAGCGGTAGCTGGTTTTCGGAGAGTTATAAACGTGTAGTTAATTATGAAACCGCATATGAGCCTCCTGCACCATTTCAGTTTTTTGTAGTTAATAAATCTTTAAATGCTTTGGAAAACAAGGATTTTTTATTGCAGGTTAAAACAGTTGGTGATATCCTTCCTGAAGATGTTCAGATAAAATATAATGAGGAGATTTATTTTTTGAAGAATACAGGTGTTGGGTCCTATGAATATATATTCACGCAACCAAAAAATTCTATAGATTTTGTTTTGTCTTCTAATGATGTTGTTTCAAAAGAATATGAATTAGAAGTTGTACCAGTACCAACATTGTTGGATTTTGTTATGGAATTGGATTATCCTTCTTATACTAAAAAAAAGGATGAAACTTTACAAAGTTCTGGTAATGCAATTGTGCCTGAAGGAACAAAAGTGGAGTGGAAAGTTCGAACTAGAAATACTGAAAAGGTTAAAATGGTTACTACGGATTCTGCTTATGTTTTCGACAAGAGTGATTCTAACTTTAAGTATGAAAATGTTTTGTATGGTAATTGGGATTATCGGATAACAACGTCTAATAAAAATGTGTATGATTATGATAATATTTCTTTTAATATAAATGTTGTTAAAGACCAATATCCAGAAATTAAGCTGACTGCAGAAAAAGATACTGTTGATAATAGCACTATGTATTTTTTTGGTAGAGTTAGCGATGATTATGGTCTCAATGGTTTAAGGTTGGTGTATTATGATAGCGATCAAGAATCAAATAAAGAAACAAAGAATATAGTAATAAATTCTACGGTTTTTGATGAATTTATTCATGTGTTTCCTGGAAATTTGGATTTAAAGGAAGGAGTTAATTATGAGTTTTATTTTGAGGTATTTGATAACGATCAAATTAGTAATAGTAAAAGCACCAAAAGCCAAGTTTTTAGTTATAGAAAATTGACTACTAACGAAGAGGAGGAGAAAAAACTTAATGAACAGAATCAGGCTATATCTGGATTAAATAAATCATTAAAAAAGTTTAAGTCTCAAGAACAGGATTTAAAGAGTATTAGTAAGCTTCAGAAGGAGAAGAAGCAATTGGATTATAATGACAAAAAGAAGCTCGAGGATTATTTAAAAAGGCAAAAGGAACAGGAAAAGATGATGCAGAATTTCTCAAAAAAGTTGAAGGACAATTTGGAGCAGATGGAAGATAAAAAGGAAGAGGAACCTTTTAAAGATGCATTAAAGGAAATGTTAGAACGAAACGAACAAAAGCTAAAGAAAAATGAAAAGCTTCTGGATGAGATAAATAAGATAGCAGAAAAATTACAAAAGGAGGAGTTGACGGAGAAGCTTGAGGAACTTGCAAAGGAGAATAAGAATTTAAAGAAAAATTTGGAACAATTATTAGAATTAACGAAAAGGTATTATGTAATAGAAAAGCATGAAAAGTTAGCTAATAAGTTGAACGAAATGGCTGAGAAGCAGGAGGAATTGTCTGAAAAGGGAGAGGAAAACACAAAAGAAAAGCAGGAGGATTTAAACAAAGAGTTCGAAAAGTTTAAGGAAGAGATGGAGGATCTTAGAAAGGATAATGAAGAATTAAAGAAGCCAATGAAGTTGGATGAGAATAAAAAAGATGAGGAGGATGTGACAAAGGAACAAGAAGATGCGAGTGATAATTTGGAAAAAGAAAATAAATCTGAGGCTAAGAAAAATCAAAAGAGTGCAGCTGAAAAAATGAAGCAAATGAGCAAGGGTATGCAGATGCAAATGCAGATGGGTGGAGGAGAACAGGAACAAGAGGATATGGAAATGTTGAGACAAATTTTAGACAACTTGGTTGATTTCTCTATGGAACAAGAGGGATTGATGAAAGAGTTTAAGGGAATTAATAATGATAACCCAACATATTCTGGTAAATTAAAAAAGCAAAGTGTATTAAGAGAAAATTTTATCCATATAGATGATAGTTTGTATGCATTAGCATTGCGTAGGCCTAAAATTTCTGATGAAGTGACAGGTAAGCTTACGGATATAGAGTTTAATTTAGACAAGTCATTAGAGCGTTTGGCGGAGAATCAAGTGATTCAGGGAACGGCAAATCAGCAGTATGCTGTAACAGGTTCTAATGATCTGGCATATTTTCTAAGTATAATTTTGGATCAGATGCAAAATAGTATGTCTGCTAAAGGAAAAGGTAAAAGTGGGAATAAATCAAAGGGATTTCAATTGCCTGATATCATTAAAAAGCAAGGAGAGTTAAACGAGAAAATGAAGGAAGGTGCTGAAAAAGGAAAAGGAAAAAAAGAAGGTCAGCAGAAAGGGGAATCTAATAGTGGATCATCTGGTGAAGATGGGGAAAAAGGAAAAGGAAAAGGAGGAAAAGAAAAAGGAAAGAACGGGAATAATGGAAGCGATGGTCAAGGTGAATCTGAGATGCAAAAGGAAGATATGAATGGTGAGTTATATGAGATATATAAACAACAGCAACAATTGCGTAACGCATTAGAAGATAAGTTGAAGAAGGAAGGAATAGGAAAAGGAAAAGGAAGTGGGCTTTTAAATAAAATGGAGCAGATTGAGGGTGAGTTGCTGGAGAAAGGTTTTAATAATAACACCTTGAGTAAGATGATGGATTTAAAACATGAATTGCTCAAATTAGAGGATGCTACTATAGAACAAGGAGAAGAGGATAAAAGAGAAAGTAGAAGCAATAATAAGAAATTTAGTAATGATAATAATGAACAAATATTAAAGGCTAAACAATATTTTAATACAACAGAAATATTAAACAGACAAGTATTACCTTTGCGCGAGAATTATAAGCGTAAAGTGCAGGAATATTTTAGAAAGACTAATGATTAA
- a CDS encoding alkane 1-monooxygenase — protein sequence MKDLKYISAYTIPVVAFLSIWLQGIYTYLTPVYVFGLIPFLELFTSKSSENLEENLRLSKSKKRLFDWLLYINLPLIYSILFYAIYTVTNNELSMSEIVGIIISTGIVLGANGINVGHELGHRFTNERFIAKALLLPSLYMHFYIEHNFGHHQKAATTEDPATAKYNQPVYLFWITSVIGQYISAWKIQIKLLSKNNVSFFSFTNDMFWYLIITTLYLGSIYIFFDLYGFYVAISSGAIGFLLLETINYIEHYGLKRNKNSSGRYERVREIHSWNSNHLLGRILLFELTRHSDHHYRASKKYQILDHHDNSPQLPFGYPTSMVIALLPPLWFILMNKRVPTDMKP from the coding sequence ATGAAAGATTTAAAATATATATCCGCATACACCATTCCTGTTGTTGCATTTCTAAGCATATGGTTACAAGGAATCTATACCTATTTAACTCCTGTATATGTGTTTGGACTTATTCCTTTCTTGGAATTATTTACATCTAAATCAAGTGAAAACCTAGAAGAAAATCTTCGTTTATCCAAATCCAAAAAACGTCTTTTTGATTGGTTACTTTACATAAATCTTCCTCTGATTTATTCCATCTTATTTTATGCTATCTATACCGTTACTAACAATGAACTATCTATGTCGGAAATTGTAGGTATCATTATATCTACAGGAATAGTACTAGGCGCTAATGGTATTAACGTAGGCCACGAATTAGGTCATCGTTTTACAAATGAAAGATTTATAGCCAAGGCATTACTACTACCATCCCTATACATGCATTTTTACATTGAACACAATTTTGGTCATCATCAAAAAGCCGCTACCACAGAAGATCCAGCTACTGCTAAATACAATCAACCAGTATATTTGTTCTGGATTACATCCGTTATCGGTCAATATATAAGTGCTTGGAAAATTCAAATTAAATTGTTGAGCAAAAACAATGTTTCTTTTTTTTCCTTCACAAACGATATGTTTTGGTATTTAATTATTACAACATTATACCTAGGATCCATCTATATCTTTTTTGATCTCTATGGTTTTTATGTCGCAATTTCTAGTGGAGCTATTGGATTCCTTTTACTAGAAACTATAAACTACATAGAGCATTATGGCCTTAAAAGAAACAAAAACTCATCAGGCAGATATGAAAGAGTAAGAGAAATTCACTCTTGGAACTCTAATCACCTATTAGGACGTATATTACTTTTTGAACTTACAAGACATAGTGACCACCACTATCGTGCATCAAAAAAGTATCAAATTCTTGATCATCATGATAACAGTCCACAACTTCCATTTGGTTACCCAACTTCTATGGTAATTGCTCTTCTTCCTCCTCTTTGGTTCATACTTATGAATAAAAGAGTACCCACCGATATGAAACCATAA
- the gltX gene encoding glutamate--tRNA ligase, whose product MTKNIRVRFAPSPTGPLHIGGVRTALFNYLFAKKNKGTFVLRIEDTDQNRYVPGAENYITESLNWCNIPFDEGPGKEGNFGPYKQSERKHLYKQYADQLIKNGHAYYAFDTSEELTEHRKDHEAKGKTFIYNWHNRSKLNNSLSLSENETQLKIESGDPYVIRFKCPTDETLHLTDEVRGDITIDTNILDDKILFKSDGMPTYHLANIVDDHLMEITHVIRGEEWLPSLALHVLLYRSLEWKAPSFSHLPLILKPTGKGKLGKRDGITGGFPVFPLQWTDPKTNEEASGYREDGYLPEAVINMLAFLGWNPGTEQELFSLEQLINEFDLTRVNKAGAKFDPEKTKWFQQQHFQQADNTVHVEQLQQILSENNISTSYDLNEVVELIKERAVFSKDLWHLSKFLFIAPSEYDDKATKKAWKQETPDLMHELTRIISDIHDFKSENISNTVKSWIKSKEIGFGKIMMPLRIALVGSLQGPDIFRIMEIIGKAETLKRIEAIIEKL is encoded by the coding sequence ATGACAAAAAACATTAGGGTACGATTCGCCCCAAGTCCAACTGGACCTCTTCATATCGGAGGAGTAAGAACTGCTTTATTTAATTATCTTTTTGCTAAAAAAAACAAAGGAACATTTGTTCTTAGGATAGAAGATACTGATCAAAACAGATATGTTCCAGGTGCCGAAAACTATATAACCGAATCATTAAACTGGTGTAATATCCCATTTGATGAAGGCCCAGGTAAAGAAGGTAATTTCGGTCCATACAAACAAAGTGAAAGAAAGCACTTATATAAACAATATGCAGATCAATTAATAAAAAATGGTCACGCTTATTATGCTTTTGATACATCAGAAGAGCTTACTGAGCACAGAAAAGATCATGAAGCAAAAGGTAAAACCTTTATTTATAATTGGCATAATAGATCCAAGTTAAATAATTCGTTGTCCCTCTCAGAAAACGAAACACAACTAAAAATTGAATCTGGTGATCCATATGTCATACGTTTTAAATGTCCTACAGATGAAACTTTACATTTAACTGACGAAGTACGTGGAGATATTACCATAGATACTAATATATTAGACGATAAAATATTGTTTAAAAGTGATGGAATGCCCACTTATCATCTTGCCAATATAGTAGATGATCACTTAATGGAAATCACTCATGTTATTCGCGGAGAGGAATGGTTACCTTCCTTGGCTCTACACGTACTATTGTATAGATCTCTAGAATGGAAAGCTCCTAGCTTCTCTCATCTACCTCTAATACTAAAACCAACAGGCAAAGGAAAATTAGGTAAAAGAGATGGAATTACCGGTGGATTCCCTGTTTTTCCTTTACAATGGACAGATCCTAAAACTAATGAAGAGGCCTCTGGATATCGTGAAGATGGATATTTACCTGAAGCAGTCATTAATATGCTTGCTTTTCTTGGTTGGAATCCCGGAACAGAACAAGAACTTTTTTCTTTAGAACAACTGATAAATGAGTTTGATCTGACTAGAGTTAACAAAGCCGGAGCAAAATTTGATCCTGAAAAAACTAAGTGGTTCCAACAACAACACTTTCAGCAAGCCGATAATACCGTACACGTGGAACAATTACAACAAATACTTTCTGAAAATAATATTTCTACTTCTTATGATCTAAACGAAGTAGTAGAACTTATAAAAGAAAGAGCCGTTTTTTCTAAAGATCTCTGGCACCTTAGCAAGTTTCTGTTCATTGCTCCTTCTGAATACGATGATAAGGCTACTAAAAAAGCTTGGAAACAAGAAACTCCTGATTTAATGCATGAACTCACTCGAATAATTAGTGATATTCATGATTTCAAATCAGAAAACATTTCTAATACAGTAAAAAGCTGGATAAAATCTAAAGAAATTGGATTTGGTAAAATTATGATGCCTTTACGAATTGCTTTAGTAGGATCTTTACAAGGTCCTGATATTTTTAGAATTATGGAAATTATTGGTAAAGCAGAAACTCTAAAACGAATCGAAGCTATTATAGAAAAACTATAA
- a CDS encoding DUF4177 domain-containing protein, with the protein MGKQYKVLKLSNLWSTEKLRKQAEDTLNKASQEGWEIISVAFGTSSSSGMSTAMITIAK; encoded by the coding sequence ATGGGAAAGCAATATAAAGTTCTTAAATTATCAAATTTATGGTCAACCGAAAAACTACGCAAGCAAGCTGAAGACACTCTAAATAAAGCTTCGCAGGAAGGATGGGAAATTATCTCAGTCGCTTTCGGAACTTCTAGTAGTTCAGGCATGTCCACTGCAATGATAACTATAGCAAAATAA
- a CDS encoding SPFH domain-containing protein — MGLYLIPLVIFGFIILISGIFTVKQQTSAVVERFGKFLSIRNSGLHFKIPIFDRISGRINLKIQQLDVLVETKTKDDVFVRLKISVQFQVIKAKVYDAFYKLENPHDQITSYVFDVVRAEVPKMKLDDVFERKDDIAIAVKQELNEAMVNYGYDIIKTLVTDIDPDLQVKEAMNRINAAEREKVAAEYEAEAERIKIVAKARAEAESKRLQGQGIADQRREIARGLEESVDVLNNVGINSQEASALIVVTQHYDTLQSIGEETNSNLILLPNSPQAGSDMLNNMIASFTASNQIGEEMKKQNAKKGIGGKKPDA; from the coding sequence ATGGGACTATATCTAATACCGTTAGTGATATTCGGTTTTATAATTCTTATATCAGGAATATTCACCGTAAAACAACAGACCTCAGCTGTCGTAGAACGCTTTGGTAAATTTTTGAGCATTAGAAACTCTGGACTACATTTCAAAATTCCAATTTTTGATCGAATCTCTGGTAGAATAAATCTAAAAATTCAACAATTAGATGTTCTAGTAGAAACGAAAACTAAAGATGATGTTTTTGTTCGTTTAAAAATATCAGTACAGTTCCAGGTAATTAAAGCTAAAGTATATGATGCATTTTATAAATTAGAAAACCCGCATGATCAAATTACTTCATATGTATTTGATGTAGTTCGTGCCGAAGTTCCTAAAATGAAATTAGATGATGTATTTGAAAGAAAAGATGATATTGCCATTGCAGTAAAACAAGAGCTTAATGAAGCTATGGTAAACTATGGTTATGATATTATCAAAACATTAGTTACTGATATAGATCCAGATCTTCAAGTAAAAGAAGCTATGAATAGAATTAACGCTGCAGAACGTGAAAAAGTTGCAGCCGAATATGAAGCGGAAGCGGAACGTATAAAAATAGTAGCTAAAGCTCGTGCTGAAGCAGAGAGTAAGAGATTACAAGGTCAAGGTATTGCTGATCAAAGGAGAGAAATTGCTAGAGGTTTAGAAGAAAGTGTTGATGTTCTAAATAACGTGGGTATTAATTCTCAAGAAGCCTCTGCTCTTATTGTAGTAACACAGCACTATGACACACTACAATCTATAGGAGAAGAAACCAATAGTAATTTAATATTATTGCCTAATTCCCCACAAGCCGGAAGCGATATGTTAAATAATATGATTGCCTCATTTACTGCCTCAAACCAAATAGGTGAAGAAATGAAGAAACAAAATGCAAAAAAAGGTATCGGTGGAAAAAAACCCGATGCATAG